One genomic window of Acomys russatus chromosome 29, mAcoRus1.1, whole genome shotgun sequence includes the following:
- the Sdc3 gene encoding syndecan-3, whose product MKPGPPRRGTAQGPRVDTATHAPGARGLLLPPLLLLLLAGRAAGAQRWRSENFERPVDLEGSGDDDSFPDDELDYLYSGSGSGYFEQESGLETAMQFVPDIALAAPTAPAVLPTTDIQPVDTPFEELVSEHPSPEPVTSPPLMTEVTEVLEEPSQRATTMSTTASTTAATTTGAPTMATAPATAATTAPSTPAAPPAMASTADIRTTGIQGLLPLPLTTAATAQAATPAAPSPPTTVATLDTEAPTPRLVNTATSRPRALPWPVTTQEPDVAERSTLPLGTTAPGPTEVAQTPTPESLLTTIQDEPEVPVSGGPSGDFELQEETTQPDTANEVVAVGGAAAKPSPPPGTLPKGARPGPGLHDNAIDSGSSAAQLPQKSILERKEVLVAVIVGGVVGALFAAFLVTLLIYRMKKKDEGSYTLEEPKQASVTYQKPDKQEEFYA is encoded by the exons GCTCAACGCTGGCGCAGTGAGAACTTCGAGAGGCCGGTGGACCTTGAGGGCTCAGGGGATGACGACTCGTTTCCTGATGATGAACTGGATTACCTCTACTCGGGCTCAGGCTCTGGCT acttCGAGCAGGAGTCCGGCCTTGAGACAGCCATGCAGTTCGTCCCTGACATAGCCCTGGCTGCGCCCACTGCACCCGCCGTGCTACCCACAACAGATATCCAGCCTGTGGATACCCCATTTGAGGAGCTTGTTTCTGAGCACCCCAGCCCTGAACCGGTTACTAGTCCCCCACTGATGACAGAGGTGACGGAAGTCCTGGAAGAGCCCAGCCAGAGAGCCACCACCATGTCCACCACTGCATctaccactgctgccaccaccacagggGCCCCTACTATGGCCACAGCACCTGCCACAGCAGCCACCACTGCCCCTAGCACTCCTGCGGCACCCCCTGCCATGGCTAGCACTGCAGACATAAGGACCACCGGCATACAGGGGCTGCTGCCTCTTCCCTTGACCACTGCAGCTACAGCCCAGGCTGCTACCCCAGCAGCTCCCTCACCACCCACTACTGTGGCTACCTTGGACACGGAGGCCCCAACACCTAGGCTGGTCAACACAGCTACCTCTCGGCCACGAGCCCTTCCTTGGCCAGTCACCACCCAGGAGCCTGATGTTGCTGAGAGGAGTACTCTGCCATTGGGGACCACCGCTCCTGGACCCACGGAGGTGGCTCAG ACCCCGACTCCAGAGTCTCTTCTGACCACGATCCAGGATGAGCCAGAGGTGCCAGTGAGTGGGGGGCCCAGTGGGGACTTTGAGCTGCAAGAAGAGACCACACAGCCCGACACAGCCAATGAAGTGGTGGCTGTGGGGGGAGCCGCGGCCAAGCCGTCACCTCCACCGGGGACACTGCCCAAGGGTGCCCGCCCAGGCCCTGGCCTCCATGACAATGCCATCGACTCGGGCAGCTCTGCGGCCCAGCTCCCTCAGAAGAGCATACTAGAGAGGAAGGAGGTGCTCGTAG CCGTGATcgtgggtggtgtggtgggtgcCCTCTTCGCTGCCTTCCTGGTCACCCTGCTCATCTACCGCATGAAGAAGAAGGACGAGGGCAGCTACACCTTGGAGGAGCCCAAGCAGGCGAGTGTCACGTACCAGAAGCCCGACAAACAGGAGGAGTTCTACGCTTAG